The window TAAGCGTCCTTCCCTGGTTTGCGCCCGACGGCCAAAAATTTCAAGAATGAGACCAGTTCGATCAAGGACCTTGCACTTCCATTCTGTTTCAAGATTGCGTTGCTGGATAGGTGTCAACGGAGAATCCATGATAACAAGCTCTATCTTGTCATCATGAATTCGATCGCCAATCTCCGCAAGCTTGCCTTTACCAATAAGGGTGGAAGGTCTAATGGTAGTCAGTGGGACCCGTAACACATCAACCACATTCAGATTGATGGCAGCAGCAAGACCTTTCGCTTCTTCAAGACGTGCCTGATCGCTTCGGCGAATGGGCTTGCCATCCCCTTGAGCAATTTTCTTGCCTTGTAGATGTTGCGAGAGAATGGGAACCAGAACCAATGCAGAAACCGCAACCTCCCCTCGGTCAATCAAAGGGCGATTGCGGCGCTTGGGCTTATCGCCCTCAAATTCTTCGTGGTCAGCCAATCAGCTATCGGCTTTCTCGGCGGTTTCTCCGCCTTCAAACAGCGATAAAGGGCCATTTGGCATGATGGTCGAAATCGCGTGCTTATAGACCAGCTGGGAATGTCCGTCACGGCGCAGTAAGACGCAGAAGTTATCAAACCACGTGACAACGCCTTGCAACTTGACGCCATTCACGAGAAAAATGGTCAGCGGCGTTTTGGTTTTTCTAACATGGTTGAGAAAAGTATCTTGGAGGTTCTGGGCGCGTTCTGCCATTTTTCCTGCCTTATTGTTTATCTGTTTGGTGTCAAGGTGAACCGATAATCATTATTGACCAGCAAATGCGGAAAGGCCAAGACGTGATTTCATAAATAGCCAATTAGGCTCGGATATCGCATTGATTGTCCACAAGTCAGCGTGAAATCGCGCGCCGCAAAGGTTAGGCATCAAAACCTACAAAATCAGATAGTCCCGACTAACCATTGGAATGTTCAATAATAAAAACTGATTCAGTACTCATCCCATACTAACTGAAATCTGATTGCTGCCAAGAGACCACATGCCTGTACCAACAAGAAAGCGGAGAGTTTTAGCCGCGATCTATCGGCGCCAGAAATTTATGTTGATCGCCCCAAGCAAAACTATGATTTCAAATCGGCCAAAAATCATCGTTATGATCAAGGCATACTTGGATATAAGCGATAACTGATAATAATCCGGCCAGGCATTCGTTGCATTCCAGCCTGCCGAATATAACGGTCCAATATTGGAAAAGGCGGAAATTGCCGCAAATAGAGCTCCATCAAAATGACCGATATCGTGACTTAGCACGACTGCTACGACAATAACCAGCAGGATGGAAAGCAGAAACGACGCCCAGATGGATTTCATCAACTGAATGGTATATTCCGTCTTGCCAAATCGTCCCCCTCGAATGGAGTGCGGGTAAATCAAACGACCGACTTCCCGCCCTGCCTGCATAAGCATAGCGCCAATCCGATAGAGTTTCAGTCCACCTGCCGTTGAAAAGGGTGTTGCACCTATCAGGGCAAGGCAAGCCACCAGCAAACCAGGAAGAACAGTCACATCAGCATGGCGAATTTCAAAGCCGGCAGTTGAAACAAGAGACACCGCTGTAAAGAAACCCTGACGCAGTGCTGACAATGGCGGCAATACGCTAGCACTACCAGCGAGGCGAAAAAGGGTGACGGAATAAAGAAGACCAAGACCTGCCATAAGGCCAAAGAGATAGTAGCTTTCCCGGTGTTCCGTCAGCATCTGCAATTTACCACGAACGGCCATGCGATGCCAAAAGATGCTGGTCGCACCAGCTATCATTCCCAAAGCAATAAGAAACTCCGCCCAACGATTGTCATAACTCGCCAAGGTTCCATCAATCGGCATGAAACCACCGGTCGACAGTGTGGAAAAGGCAAGGCACATAGCCTCAAAGGGAGGAATGCCGCTCAAGATGAGCAACCAGGCAAGTATCAGCGTCAGGATCGCATACGCTCCACCAACCTGACGCGCTACATAGAATGTTCGCCCGCTTTCTTCTCCAAAGGCCCGTTCCATCATGCCTATGTGACGATTGGGAAGCCCACCGACCCCATTGGGCGCCAGAATCAGTAAAAAAGTCAGAAGTGTCAGGAAACCACCAAACCATTGAAGAATGGATCGCCAGAATATGATGGCGGTCGGAACTTCTTCCAATGTACGAAACATGCTTGCTCCGGTGGTCGTCAATCCGGAGACTGCCTCAAACAAGGCATTGATGCCAGACAATTGCCCCGAAATCACAAATGGAAACGCAGCGACAAACGGTAGGCCGATCCAAACAAGAATACAAAGAAGATAAGTCTGAGCATTGACCAGTTCTTTTTCCTGCCCTCGCAAGGCAAAGAAGACGCCACCTGACAAAAAGCCGGTCAGTCCTGCGGTCAGCAGAAATTCCTCTGCAAGATCACTATGTCCGGCGCTGATTGCGATCAACGCTGTGGGCAACATGAGACTGCCAAGAAAACCGAGAATGATCGACAGAAAATAGAAAATGGCCGTCATGTGGAACTATGCTCCGGTCCAGAACCGAATGGAATACCCAAATCAGAAAAATTCAAAACTGACACGGAACAATGTTTCAACCTGTTTGACACGATCAGCCAACGCAAACAAGATTACACGATCCCCGGCCTGAATTTTGGTTTCTCCATCAGGCATGATGACATCACCAGATCGATAGATCGCCCCAACCCGAACCCCATCAGGAAATTCAACTGAACGTAACGGGCGTCCAACCAGTGGAGAGGTTTCCAATGCCTCGGCCTCAATACCTTCTGCTGCACCATCTTCCACCGCATGGACACCACGAATACGACCACGACGAACATGCTGTAGAATTTTGGAAATTGTAACTGATCGTGGATTCACATAAGCATCAATCCCGAGATCCTGAGCCAATTCTGGGTAATGTGCGTCATTCAACAAAGCCATGGTACGGCTACATCCAAGACGCTTGGACATGGCACAGGACAAAATATTGACCTGATCATTATTGGTAAGAGCAATAAGAGTATCGGTATCACGAATGTCGGCTTCCTTGAGAATTTCAAGATCAAGCGCGCTACCCTGCAATACAATCGTGTTGTGCAGATCATTTGCGACCTTGATTGCCCGCTCACGGTCTACCTCGATAATTTTGGCTTTCGTGCGCGTCCGGCGTTCTTCCAATGTTTTTGCTACATAGCGACCAATGTTACCGCCACCGGCAATGACCACACGGGCAGCCTGCCCTTCATCATGGCCGAAAATAGAGAGAGTACGGCGAACCTGCCCCTTGGCCACCACCAGATAAACAAGGTCACCTTCCAACATCTGATCATCAGTATGTGGAACAAACAGACGGGAGTTGCGACGTATACCGACCACGACGGCATGTAGATCAGGGAAAAGTTCAGACAATTGCCGCAACGGAGTATCAACAACGGGACACCCCTCATCACATTGAATTCCAACCATGATGACCTGTCCGTCAGCAAAACGAACCGTGTCTTCAGCGCCCGGCAATGCCATGCGTGAAAGCACCATTTCACCAACTTCCACTTCAGGGGAAATGATCACATCAATTGGCATATGCTCGCGTGAAAACAGATTGGCCCAGTGCTTTTCCAGATAACTCTGAGCACGAACCCGCGCAACCTTGGTGGGCACATTGAAGATGGAGTGCGCGACCTGACAAGCCACCATATTGACTTCGTCATACAGGGTCACTGCCACGATCATGTCGGCTTCATCTGCTCCGGCTCGAGCAAGAATATCGGGATGTGCTCCGTGACCGACATAACCCCGCACATCCAGCGTATCGCGAATAGCGGATACCAATGCCGGTGAGCTATCAATGACCGTGACATCATTTTGTTCAGCAGACAAATGACGGGCAATACCGTAACCAACCTGTCCGGCCCCACAAATCAATACCTTCATGAACTATCGCTCTTATTCTTGCAGTCGAACATTCGTCGACCCGATATCGGAGAAAGTCTGACTACTCTATCTCAAATGTAGCCGTACAATTGTGATTCATCTCAAACTAGCCACACTATCGCAAGCTATGGTCTTGAGCAAAAGAAAGAATGAAATTCAAACCACACCCAGAGATTTCAACTTGCGATGAAGAGCACTGCGTTCCATACCCACAAATTCTGCAGTACGAGATACATTCCCACCAAAGCGTGCTATCTGTGCTTTCAAATATTCTCGTTCAAACACTTCACGAGCTCTCTTTAACGGCAAAGACATGATTTGCTCACTGGCTTCGCCGCCCCCAGGGATACTAGGCGCTGTCTCGCCCACTTCACTTGGAAGAAGATCCGCAGAAATGATGGCATCATCGTCACCTTTGGTCAGGATCAGCAACCGTTCAACGTTATTCTTCAGCTGCCGTACATTACCGGGCCAATCATGAGCCTGAAGTATCGCCATTGCATCTTCGCCGATCTTGCGTGGAGGCAAGCCTGCAGTTGCAGCAAGTTGTTCCATGAAGTGCAGAACAAGCTCCGGGATATCCTTGCGACGGTCTGCCAAAGGCGGCACCGAAACGGGTACAACATTAAGACGGTGGAACAGATCAGATCGGAAGGTTCCCGTTTCAATCTGATCTTCCATATTTTGAGAAGTGGACGAAATGATGCGAACATCGACATGCACCGGAGCACGTCCACCAATACGTAAGAAGCTTTGCTCTGTTAGCACTTTCATCAATTTGGCCTGCAAG is drawn from Cohaesibacter gelatinilyticus and contains these coding sequences:
- the hfq gene encoding RNA chaperone Hfq, producing MAERAQNLQDTFLNHVRKTKTPLTIFLVNGVKLQGVVTWFDNFCVLLRRDGHSQLVYKHAISTIMPNGPLSLFEGGETAEKADS
- a CDS encoding TrkH family potassium uptake protein, producing the protein MTAIFYFLSIILGFLGSLMLPTALIAISAGHSDLAEEFLLTAGLTGFLSGGVFFALRGQEKELVNAQTYLLCILVWIGLPFVAAFPFVISGQLSGINALFEAVSGLTTTGASMFRTLEEVPTAIIFWRSILQWFGGFLTLLTFLLILAPNGVGGLPNRHIGMMERAFGEESGRTFYVARQVGGAYAILTLILAWLLILSGIPPFEAMCLAFSTLSTGGFMPIDGTLASYDNRWAEFLIALGMIAGATSIFWHRMAVRGKLQMLTEHRESYYLFGLMAGLGLLYSVTLFRLAGSASVLPPLSALRQGFFTAVSLVSTAGFEIRHADVTVLPGLLVACLALIGATPFSTAGGLKLYRIGAMLMQAGREVGRLIYPHSIRGGRFGKTEYTIQLMKSIWASFLLSILLVIVVAVVLSHDIGHFDGALFAAISAFSNIGPLYSAGWNATNAWPDYYQLSLISKYALIITMIFGRFEIIVLLGAININFWRR
- the trkA gene encoding Trk system potassium transporter TrkA, with translation MKVLICGAGQVGYGIARHLSAEQNDVTVIDSSPALVSAIRDTLDVRGYVGHGAHPDILARAGADEADMIVAVTLYDEVNMVACQVAHSIFNVPTKVARVRAQSYLEKHWANLFSREHMPIDVIISPEVEVGEMVLSRMALPGAEDTVRFADGQVIMVGIQCDEGCPVVDTPLRQLSELFPDLHAVVVGIRRNSRLFVPHTDDQMLEGDLVYLVVAKGQVRRTLSIFGHDEGQAARVVIAGGGNIGRYVAKTLEERRTRTKAKIIEVDRERAIKVANDLHNTIVLQGSALDLEILKEADIRDTDTLIALTNNDQVNILSCAMSKRLGCSRTMALLNDAHYPELAQDLGIDAYVNPRSVTISKILQHVRRGRIRGVHAVEDGAAEGIEAEALETSPLVGRPLRSVEFPDGVRVGAIYRSGDVIMPDGETKIQAGDRVILFALADRVKQVETLFRVSFEFF